The stretch of DNA ACCACCACTTTGTCAGCCAGCGTCATGGCCTCAACCTGGTCATGGGTCACGTAGATCATGGTCGCCTGCAATTCCTGATGCAGACGTGACAGCTCAAGGCGCATCTGCACGCGTAGCGCGGCGTCGAGGTTCGACAGCGGTTCGTCGAAGAGGAACACCTTGGGGTTGCGCACGATCGCGCGGCCAATCGCGACACGCTGCCGTTGCCCGCCGGAGAGCTGCCGAGGTTTGCGTTCGAGCAGTGGCTCGAGTTCGAGCGTACGGGCGGCGGCTTCGATCTTGCGGGCGACGTCCTGCTTGTCGGCCCCGGCCAGGTCGAGGGCGAAGGACATGTTCTTGCGCACCGTCATGTGGGGGTAGAGCGCGTAGGTCTGGAACACCATGGCCAGGTCGCGCTTGGCGGGGCTGACATCGGTGATGTCGCGGCCGTCCAGTTCGATTCGGCCGCTGCTGACTTCCTCAAGGCCGGCGATCAGCCGGAGCAGGGTCGACTTGCCACAGCCGGACGGGCCGACGAATACCACGAACTCGCGATCGCGAATGTCCAGGTCGATGCCCTTGATGATGTCGTTGCCGTCGAAGCTTTTCTTCAAGTTGCGGACTTTAAGGTCTGCCATGTTCGAATCCTTTTATTCTTGTCGATCTTGTTAATACCGCGGCGACGGTTACTTCACGGCGCCGAACGACAGGCCACGGACCAGCTGCTTCTGGCTGATCCAGCCGAAGATCAGGATGGGTGCGCAGGCGAGGGTGGATACGGCCGAAAGCTTGGCCCAGAACAGCCCCTCAGGACTGGAGTACGAGGCGATCAGCGCGGTCAGCGGGGCGGCATTGGATGACGTAAGGTTCAATGACCAGAACGCCTCGTTCCAGCACAGGATCAACGACAGCAGCATGGTCGAGGCGAGGCCGCCTTTGCTGATCGGCAAGAGCACGCGAACCATTTCCTGCATCAGGGTGGCGCCGTCCATCCGGGCCGCTTCGAGAATGTCGCGGGGAATGTCCTTGAAGTAGGTGTAGATCATCCACACCAGGATCGGCAGGTTGATGAGGGTGTAGATGATGATCAGCACCGTGCGGCTGTCGAGCAGGCCGAACTGCTTGGCCAGCAAATAGATAGGCACCAGCACACCCACCGGCGGCAGCATTTTGGTGGAGAGCATCCAGAGCAGTGTGCCCTTGGTCCGCTTGGTCTCGTAGAACGCCATCGAGTAGGCCGCCGGAATGGCGATCAGCATGCCCAGCGCGGTCGCGCCAAACGAGATGGTCACCGAGTTCCAGGCGTACTTGAAGTAGCCGCTGCGATCCTGGATCTGCAGGTAGTTCTCCAGCGTCGGCGTGAAGATGAACTGCGGCGGCGTGGCGAACGCGTCGATCTCGGTCTTCAGGCTGGTCATCAGCATCCAGAAGATCGGGAAGAACAGCAGCAGGGCCACGGCCCAGGCAAACAGCCCGACCACTAGCGTATTGAGGCGGCGACTTTGTTTGAGCGTCAGCATCGGTCTGTCCTCAGTATTTTTCGGTGAGATTCTTGCCGAGCATCCGCACCAGGATGATCGCCGCGATATTGGCGATGACCACCGCGATCAGGCCGCCGGCTGAGGCCATGCCGACGTCGAACTGCAGCAGCGCCTGGTTGTAGATCAGGTAGGCAAGGTTGGTCGATGCGTAGCCGGGACCACCGCTGGTGGTGGTGAAGATTTCGGCAAAGACCGAGAGGAGGAAGATGGTCTCGATCATCACCACCACGGCAATGGGACGTGCCAGGTGCGGCAAGGTCAGGTGCCAGAAGATCGCGATTGGGCCGGCGCCATCGAGGCGGGCGGCTTCCTTCTGCTCCTGATCGAGGGACTGCATGGCGGTCATCAGGATCAGGATCGCGAAGGGCAGCCATTGCCAGGACACGATAATGATGATCGAGAACAGCGGGTGCTGCGCCAGCCAGTCCACTGGCTGTGCATTGAAGAACTTCCAGACAGCGGCAAGGATTCCCGAGACAGGGTGATAGATCAGGTTCTTCCAGACCAGCGCGCTGACGGTCGGCATGATGAAAAACGGCGAGATCAGCATGACCCGAACGATGCCGCGCCCGGCGAAGTCCGCCGCCTCTAACAAAGCCGAGATCAAAACACCGAGCACGACGCTGATCAGCAGCACGCTGCCAACCAGCAGCAAGGTGTTGGTCATGCCCGGCATGAAGCCGGCGTCGGTCAGGAAGTAGTGGAAATTCTCCAATCCGACGAAATCATTCTCGCCGGGGTAGAGCAGGTTGTAGCGAATCACCGAAAAGTAGACGGTCATCGACAGCGGAACCAGCATCCACAGCAGCAACAGCGCAACGGAAGGGCTGACGAGGAACCAGCTGGGACCGAACCGGCGTGGCTTGCGCTCGCTCGGCTCGCTTGCCGCATCGGTAATGGGCGCCTTGGGCAAGGCTGTGGTCGTAGTGGCCATGGGCGTGCTCCGACAGAAAGAAGGCCATAAGGGCTCGGGCGAGCCCTGTCCGGTGTTCACCTTCCGCTAGGGAAGGGACATTGCATGCTTGGACGCTTACTTGGGATAGCCGGCGCGCTTCATTTCCCGTGTGGTCGACTGCTGCACGGCGGTGAGCATCTGCTCGACCGGCATCTGACCAGTGAGCGCCGCTGAGAACATCTTGCCGACCTGGGTGCCGATGGCCTGGAACTCCGGAATGGTCACGAGCTGAATGCCGACGTAGGGCACTGGCTTGGCTGAGGGTGAGGCTGGATCCGCCTGTTTCAGCGACTCGAGGGTGATCTTGGCGAACGGGGCAGCGGCCATGTATTCGTCGCTGTAGGTAGACTCGCGAGTACCCGGCGGTACGTTGGTCACGCCATCGGTTTCTGCAACCAGTTCGGCGTAATCCTGAGAGGTCGCCCAGGCCGCGAAGGTTTTGGCCGCTTCCTGCTTCTTGGAGCTGGCCGGGATGGCAAGGGCCCAGGAGTAGAGCCAAGCGGAGCCTTTGTCAGTGGTTTGCTGCGGGGCAAAGGTGAAGCCGACTTTGTCTGCGACCTTGCTCTGGGAGGTATCAGTGACGAAGGAGCCCGCCACGGTGGCATCGACCCACATGGCGCACTTACCGCTATTGAACAACGCCAGGTTTTCGTTGAAGCCGTTGCTGGACGCGCCCGGCGGGCCGTACTTGCCCAGCAGGTCCACGTAGAAATTGGCGGCTTTAGTCCACTCTGGTCCGTTGAATTCCGGCTGCCATTTTTCATCGAACCAGCGCGCACCGAACGAGTTGGCAACGGTGGTGACCAGCGCCATGTTTTCGCCCCAACCAGCCTTGCCGCGCAGGCACATGCCGTACTGCTCTTCACCTGGTTTGTGCAGCTTTTCGGCGAACTCGGCCATTTGGGTCCAGGTCGGGTGCTCTGGCATGTCCAGCCCGGCCTGTTCGAACAGGTCGGTGCGGTAGTACGTCATCGAGCTTTCTGCATAGAACGGCAGCGCATACAAGGTGCCATCGACCGACAAGCCTTCACGCACCGAGGGGAAGACGTCATCGAGGTTGTAGTCATCAGGCAAATTGGTCATGGGGGCGAGCCAGCCTTTATCGCCCCAGAGTGACGCTTCGTACATGCCGATGGTGAGCACGTCGAACTGGCCGCCCTGGGTGGCGATGTCCGTGGTCAGGCGCTGGCGCAGGACGTTCTCTTCCAGAACGACCCAATTGAGGTCGATGTCGGGGTGCTGTTCTTCGAAGGTTTGCGA from Pseudomonas sp. DNDY-54 encodes:
- a CDS encoding carbohydrate ABC transporter permease, with the translated sequence MLVPLSMTVYFSVIRYNLLYPGENDFVGLENFHYFLTDAGFMPGMTNTLLLVGSVLLISVVLGVLISALLEAADFAGRGIVRVMLISPFFIMPTVSALVWKNLIYHPVSGILAAVWKFFNAQPVDWLAQHPLFSIIIIVSWQWLPFAILILMTAMQSLDQEQKEAARLDGAGPIAIFWHLTLPHLARPIAVVVMIETIFLLSVFAEIFTTTSGGPGYASTNLAYLIYNQALLQFDVGMASAGGLIAVVIANIAAIILVRMLGKNLTEKY
- a CDS encoding sugar ABC transporter substrate-binding protein codes for the protein MIGATHATAETVTVATVNNADMIRMQRLSQTFEEQHPDIDLNWVVLEENVLRQRLTTDIATQGGQFDVLTIGMYEASLWGDKGWLAPMTNLPDDYNLDDVFPSVREGLSVDGTLYALPFYAESSMTYYRTDLFEQAGLDMPEHPTWTQMAEFAEKLHKPGEEQYGMCLRGKAGWGENMALVTTVANSFGARWFDEKWQPEFNGPEWTKAANFYVDLLGKYGPPGASSNGFNENLALFNSGKCAMWVDATVAGSFVTDTSQSKVADKVGFTFAPQQTTDKGSAWLYSWALAIPASSKKQEAAKTFAAWATSQDYAELVAETDGVTNVPPGTRESTYSDEYMAAAPFAKITLESLKQADPASPSAKPVPYVGIQLVTIPEFQAIGTQVGKMFSAALTGQMPVEQMLTAVQQSTTREMKRAGYPK
- a CDS encoding carbohydrate ABC transporter permease encodes the protein MLTLKQSRRLNTLVVGLFAWAVALLLFFPIFWMLMTSLKTEIDAFATPPQFIFTPTLENYLQIQDRSGYFKYAWNSVTISFGATALGMLIAIPAAYSMAFYETKRTKGTLLWMLSTKMLPPVGVLVPIYLLAKQFGLLDSRTVLIIIYTLINLPILVWMIYTYFKDIPRDILEAARMDGATLMQEMVRVLLPISKGGLASTMLLSLILCWNEAFWSLNLTSSNAAPLTALIASYSSPEGLFWAKLSAVSTLACAPILIFGWISQKQLVRGLSFGAVK
- a CDS encoding ABC transporter ATP-binding protein, coding for MADLKVRNLKKSFDGNDIIKGIDLDIRDREFVVFVGPSGCGKSTLLRLIAGLEEVSSGRIELDGRDITDVSPAKRDLAMVFQTYALYPHMTVRKNMSFALDLAGADKQDVARKIEAAARTLELEPLLERKPRQLSGGQRQRVAIGRAIVRNPKVFLFDEPLSNLDAALRVQMRLELSRLHQELQATMIYVTHDQVEAMTLADKVVVLNGGRIEQVGSPMELYHNPANLFVAGFLGTPKMGFLKGRISQVDATGCEVELDAGCRLYLPRSGPSLAVGDVVTLGIRPEHLNRSTDGNCQLEVKADVSERLGSDTYCHVITQANEPLTMRIRGDFTPRYGESLKLTLDAAHCHLFDGDGLAVGQSLQQAA